From one Candidatus Dadabacteria bacterium genomic stretch:
- a CDS encoding DUF3341 domain-containing protein gives MSRKTRDGVLGVYSHIDTLTDCLKTLKREGFENIRVFSPVPSHEVEELVAEPESPVRFFTLFGALLGGACGVALTVITASDWPIQVSAKPVVSITPFTVIIFELTILMGALSTLMGLLINSFLRRRSPVTMYDPRFSDDKFGIMVVCSSEDESNSAREIMLSGGAEEVKIDSA, from the coding sequence GTGAGTAGGAAAACAAGGGACGGAGTGCTTGGCGTTTACTCCCATATAGACACCCTTACGGACTGCCTGAAAACCCTGAAACGGGAGGGGTTTGAAAACATAAGGGTATTCTCTCCCGTTCCGAGCCATGAGGTTGAGGAACTGGTTGCGGAGCCGGAAAGCCCGGTCAGGTTCTTTACCCTTTTCGGCGCTCTGCTTGGCGGGGCGTGCGGTGTGGCGCTCACGGTCATCACGGCGAGCGACTGGCCGATACAGGTGAGCGCAAAACCGGTTGTGTCCATAACGCCCTTTACGGTCATCATATTTGAACTCACAATTCTCATGGGGGCGCTGTCAACGCTTATGGGTCTGCTCATAAACTCTTTTCTGCGCAGAAGAAGCCCCGTTACCATGTATGACCCCAGATTTTCCGATGACAAGTTCGGAATAATGGTGGTCTGCTCAAGCGAGGATGAAAGCAACTCCGCGCGCGAGATAATGCTTTCGGGCGGAGCGGAGGAGGTCAAAATTGACTCTGCGTAA
- the nrfD gene encoding polysulfide reductase NrfD: MEKKPNNLTYSKVTADVVRVLEKPSKEWGMLFGTALFFVGIGLVCFLYQVYTGLGVAGFRHPVFWGIYITDFVFWVGIAHSGTLISAVLFLFRARFRMSIYRLAEAMTVFAVLTAGLFPIIHLGRPWNFYWLFPYPNQRELWVNFKSPLVWDVFAVSTYLTVSSIFFFVGMIPDLAAIRDKVTGRVRKTVYSLLSLGWKGSNWEWLHYTRAYLYFAAFATPLVLSVHSVVSWDFAMASLPGWHTTIFAPYFVAGAIFSGLAMVITLAIPIRKIYHLEDYITMDNFDGMAKLIIFTSLILGYAYGVEFLFAWYSGVPAEWEQFVYRAVGEYAPFYWTMIVCNVVCPVFLWFKRFRHNLNFLFVISILINIGMWFERFNIIVISLSRDFDPAVWGVYKLSWVEVGLTVGSFGWFFMFFLIFLKTLPSIAIAEIKEILPLPRKKTEVGGE, encoded by the coding sequence GTGGAAAAGAAACCGAACAATCTCACTTATTCAAAGGTTACCGCCGATGTGGTCCGGGTTCTTGAAAAGCCCTCCAAGGAGTGGGGGATGCTGTTCGGAACGGCGCTGTTCTTTGTCGGCATCGGGCTTGTGTGCTTTCTTTATCAGGTTTACACCGGGCTTGGCGTGGCGGGCTTCCGTCATCCGGTTTTCTGGGGAATCTACATAACGGACTTTGTTTTCTGGGTCGGAATCGCGCATTCCGGAACTCTGATATCCGCCGTTCTTTTTCTTTTCAGGGCGCGGTTTCGCATGTCCATCTACAGGCTCGCCGAGGCGATGACGGTTTTTGCCGTTTTGACCGCCGGGCTGTTTCCGATAATCCATCTGGGAAGGCCCTGGAATTTCTACTGGCTGTTTCCCTACCCGAACCAGAGGGAGTTATGGGTGAACTTCAAATCGCCCCTTGTGTGGGATGTTTTCGCCGTCAGCACCTACCTGACGGTCAGTTCCATATTCTTCTTCGTGGGCATGATTCCCGACCTTGCCGCCATTAGAGACAAGGTGACGGGGCGTGTGCGCAAGACGGTGTATTCACTGCTGTCGCTGGGGTGGAAGGGGTCAAACTGGGAATGGCTGCACTACACGAGGGCGTATCTGTATTTCGCCGCGTTTGCCACCCCGCTTGTTCTGTCCGTCCACAGCGTTGTGTCTTGGGACTTTGCAATGGCAAGCCTGCCGGGCTGGCACACGACCATCTTCGCCCCCTACTTTGTGGCGGGCGCCATATTTTCAGGGCTTGCGATGGTCATAACGCTCGCAATTCCCATTCGCAAAATCTATCACCTTGAAGACTACATAACGATGGACAACTTTGACGGGATGGCGAAACTCATCATCTTCACCTCCCTGATACTCGGATACGCCTACGGGGTTGAGTTCCTGTTCGCGTGGTACAGCGGCGTTCCCGCCGAGTGGGAGCAGTTTGTCTACAGGGCGGTGGGAGAATACGCTCCGTTTTATTGGACTATGATCGTGTGCAATGTTGTCTGCCCCGTGTTTCTGTGGTTCAAGCGGTTTCGCCACAACCTGAACTTTTTGTTTGTAATTTCCATACTGATAAACATAGGCATGTGGTTTGAGCGTTTTAACATAATCGTCATATCCCTTTCCCGCGATTTTGACCCGGCGGTCTGGGGGGTTTACAAACTGTCATGGGTGGAAGTCGGTCTCACGGTCGGCAGTTTCGGGTGGTTTTTCATGTTCTTCCTCATATTCCTGAAAACGCTTCCCTCCATAGCGATAGCGGAGATAAAGGAAATACTGCCGCTCCCGCGCAAAAAAACGGAGGTGGGCGGTGAGTAG